cgtattcGGTACGATCATAGTACATTCCGTATGAGAGTAGAATATTCGCACGATATCCAATGCTGTCTgggaatgtaaaattaattacatatatttgttttacagaATCTTTAGAAACAAGTAGATTTATACCATTACataattatggaaaaaaaaagaaatctgcGGAGTTATGTTTATTGATGAGTCTTTGGTTcctcaataataaaaaaccacATCGAACATTAGCCAATCTTTTTAACATATCATTATCATCTGTATTTCGCATTATACGTCGAATTATTAATTGGCTAGTTACTTTAGTGCCTGAAGTTGTTACATGGTCCGAAGGAAATAATATAACTGAAGTATCTGgcaaatttcaagaaatagcTGGTATTCGTAGCTGTATTGGAGCCATAGATGGCTCGcatatctatattaataagCCTGAAGAAAATGGTaggcaatattttaataggaaGCAATATTGTTACTCTATTCTCTTACAAGCTGTTACCGATAATaacatgaaatttattaatatatattgcgGTGATCCAGGATCTTTTCACGACGTTCGTATGTTGAAAAGATCAGGGGCtcaattcttgaattcatttgcaagagaaacgtattcgcaaattctgttcttacagaaaagttgaaaatttattggctatcgtatggctttcaaccaataaacttgcaacttttctgttagagcgggtatttgcgcatacgttttcttgcaaatgaattcaagaatcaagCCCCAGAGCTATTTCGCGTTGCTGAACTGGAAAGAGAAACATTTTTccaaataatacttttttattaggaGATAAAGGTTACAATATAGGGTAGCAAAGAAATGGATTGTCTCTCCCTTTAAAGATAATGGTAATCTTACGATAGAACAAATAGAGTTTAATAGAAAAGTTTCAGCAACTCGAGTAGTAGTTGAGAGAGCTTTCGGTATTTTAAAAGGTCGATTTTGACAATTACAAAAGCTACCGTTACGTGATACTTATTTTATGACTCGAATTATAATAGCATGTTGTGTGCTTTACAATATATGCTTAAATAACGGTGATAATGGTGAAGATTTCTATATTGAAGAAAACTTAGAACAAAATGAGTTAGAAAACTATGACGAGCAAAGAGACGAAAATGCACACGCAGGAAACCTGGACCgtcgaatattattatttcaggaaATGTATccttgtaataattaatcatgtaataatctaaattcccaccaaacaccaagttacatgtaacgtacctgttagttgtaatttcccactcaacaatgtaattgtaatataacacgtgtgttatattgcaattatattattaagtggaaaattacaactaacaagcacgttacatgtaactttgtgtttgctgggttatgacgtttatgtaaaacaaatagaCTTATACTCATAATTGATGTACAGAtatctgtatatattatttaaataaaagttttaataattaaatataatattaataataatatagaataaaagaacaggaagaaagaaataaaataattatcaatacttatattaatcgtttttattttattcacattttactttttaataaacataatgtaatattattttaaatttaaaaataagcatGTAATATCACATAATTTCAGTCTAGTTTTTAGCCTAAACACAATCTagtttaattgataaaatatatttttttacttttaaaaataaatgacttagaaaatgttaatatagaaaaattaaattactgaaCACATTTCATatcactttatatataatgttctctctttaactaaatttgaaaaagttataatataaacagaaatatttt
This region of Monomorium pharaonis isolate MP-MQ-018 unplaced genomic scaffold, ASM1337386v2 scaffold_162, whole genome shotgun sequence genomic DNA includes:
- the LOC118648080 gene encoding protein ALP1-like, which produces MLSGNVKLITYICFTESLETSRFIPLHNYGKKKKSAELCLLMSLWFLNNKKPHRTLANLFNISLSSVFRIIRRIINWLVTLVPEVVTWSEGNNITEVSGKFQEIAGIRSCIGAIDGSHIYINKPEENGRQYFNRKQYCYSILLQAVTDNNMKFINIYCGDPGSFHDVRMLKRSGAQFLNSFARETYSQILFLQKS